The Salvelinus fontinalis isolate EN_2023a chromosome 39, ASM2944872v1, whole genome shotgun sequence genome has a window encoding:
- the LOC129838943 gene encoding ubl carboxyl-terminal hydrolase 18-like isoform X2 yields the protein MSRSVSMFYRSWSLPIGSLRGLLNYGLSCCVNALLQSFSATWELVDLLEGWNPVDKESVPLYLRKVLIAMQSDQSQPAPHKDFLHCLDRNYIRNHVQQDADEVFLSILNLIQQQMSDKALAQEIQSLYKVTMETYLQCLECTYVETGNSFLLSLPMHIRESHNSLEDCMRFFFKLQELRDGDKCYCERCGEKTPSKQGFKLISLPPVLCLHLKRFRHSHGYTRKLHCKVTFPETLNISEILTAEALSESYVQSDSQYSLCAVIVHSGDAMFGHYTAYVRHKDQSWYYANDRYVRQVSWKEVQNTYGGSLGEDTAYMLLYRRTPEGKQQEGSSG from the exons ATGTCACGAAGTGTCTCAATGTTCTACCGAAGTTGGAGTCTACCTATCGGGA GCCTAAGGGGTCTACTGAACTATGGCCTGTCATGCTGTGTGAATGCTCTGCTGCAGTCCTTCTCTGCCACCTGGGAACTGGTAGATCTTCTAGAAGG GTGGAACCCAGTTGACAAGGAGAGTGTCCCTCTGTATCTGAGGAAGGTGCTAATAGCCATGCAGAGTGACCAATCCCAGCCGGCTCCTCATAAAGACTTCCTGCACTGCCTGGACAGAAATTACATCCGCA ACCATGTTCAGCAGGATGCAGATGAGGTATTCCTCTCCATTTTAAACCTCATCCAACAACAGATGAGTGACAAGGCCTTG GCTCAGGAGATTCAGTCTCTGTACAAGGTTACCATGGAGACATACCTTCAGTGTCTAGAATGTACATACGTCGAAACTGGGAACAGCTTTCTGCTCAGCCTCCCCATGCACATAAGGGAGAGCCACAACTCCCTG GAGGACTGTATGCGGTTTTTCTTCAAGCTTCAGGAGCTACGGGATGGAGATAAGTGCTACTGTGAAAGGTGTGGAGAGAAGACGCCATCCAAACAG GGCTTCAAGCTCATCTCCCTGCCCCCTGTCTTGTGTCTTCACCTGAAGAGATTCCGTCATTCCCATGGTTACACCAGGAAACTACACTGCAAAGTCACCTTCCCAGAAACCCtgaacatttctgagatcttgACAGCAGAGGCACTGTCAGAAAGTTATGTACAG AGTGACAGCCAGTACAGTTTGTGTGCAGTCATAGTGCACTCCGGCGATGCCATGTTTGGACACTACACAGCATACGTTCGTCACAAGGACCAGAGCTGGTACTACGCTAATGATCGTTATGTACGGCAG GTTAGCTGGAAGGAAGTACAGAACACCTATGGAGGAAGTCTGGG AGAAGACACAGCATATATGCTGCTCTACCGACGAACCCCAGAGGGAAAGCAACAGGAGGGGTCCTCGGGCTGA
- the LOC129838943 gene encoding ubl carboxyl-terminal hydrolase 18-like isoform X1 yields MSRSVSMFYRSWSLPIGSRSQGLRGLLNYGLSCCVNALLQSFSATWELVDLLEGWNPVDKESVPLYLRKVLIAMQSDQSQPAPHKDFLHCLDRNYIRNHVQQDADEVFLSILNLIQQQMSDKALAQEIQSLYKVTMETYLQCLECTYVETGNSFLLSLPMHIRESHNSLEDCMRFFFKLQELRDGDKCYCERCGEKTPSKQGFKLISLPPVLCLHLKRFRHSHGYTRKLHCKVTFPETLNISEILTAEALSESYVQSDSQYSLCAVIVHSGDAMFGHYTAYVRHKDQSWYYANDRYVRQVSWKEVQNTYGGSLGEDTAYMLLYRRTPEGKQQEGSSG; encoded by the exons ATGTCACGAAGTGTCTCAATGTTCTACCGAAGTTGGAGTCTACCTATCGGGAGTAGGTCACAAG GCCTAAGGGGTCTACTGAACTATGGCCTGTCATGCTGTGTGAATGCTCTGCTGCAGTCCTTCTCTGCCACCTGGGAACTGGTAGATCTTCTAGAAGG GTGGAACCCAGTTGACAAGGAGAGTGTCCCTCTGTATCTGAGGAAGGTGCTAATAGCCATGCAGAGTGACCAATCCCAGCCGGCTCCTCATAAAGACTTCCTGCACTGCCTGGACAGAAATTACATCCGCA ACCATGTTCAGCAGGATGCAGATGAGGTATTCCTCTCCATTTTAAACCTCATCCAACAACAGATGAGTGACAAGGCCTTG GCTCAGGAGATTCAGTCTCTGTACAAGGTTACCATGGAGACATACCTTCAGTGTCTAGAATGTACATACGTCGAAACTGGGAACAGCTTTCTGCTCAGCCTCCCCATGCACATAAGGGAGAGCCACAACTCCCTG GAGGACTGTATGCGGTTTTTCTTCAAGCTTCAGGAGCTACGGGATGGAGATAAGTGCTACTGTGAAAGGTGTGGAGAGAAGACGCCATCCAAACAG GGCTTCAAGCTCATCTCCCTGCCCCCTGTCTTGTGTCTTCACCTGAAGAGATTCCGTCATTCCCATGGTTACACCAGGAAACTACACTGCAAAGTCACCTTCCCAGAAACCCtgaacatttctgagatcttgACAGCAGAGGCACTGTCAGAAAGTTATGTACAG AGTGACAGCCAGTACAGTTTGTGTGCAGTCATAGTGCACTCCGGCGATGCCATGTTTGGACACTACACAGCATACGTTCGTCACAAGGACCAGAGCTGGTACTACGCTAATGATCGTTATGTACGGCAG GTTAGCTGGAAGGAAGTACAGAACACCTATGGAGGAAGTCTGGG AGAAGACACAGCATATATGCTGCTCTACCGACGAACCCCAGAGGGAAAGCAACAGGAGGGGTCCTCGGGCTGA